One Metamycoplasma canadense DNA segment encodes these proteins:
- a CDS encoding variable surface lipoprotein — protein MKKISRFLLTFGFLAPLTTLPIISAACDNKKEETPKENEELNIPQKPTISEQKTNEAKNLYESVQNSANSFSENDLKDPQYSEIKKTFDEEVAKAKKILEEAQTEENYTKAKEAIEAAKAKAEKAVEEAKKQEKTKEPTSPETTKPSESEKKEKDQSPDGTSPTAPEKTPEDKKQVEEDKQKKEDEPTTKDNGQSQDTEVSKKNEELNKVKTNITSLITKTREQRNGDYEILIKMLEEALEQSKKLIEKEQNLENLQKSIEILTAAEKDFNNKKTKIDNDIKDLESKFNNLHSQIQELIQNNKANKKYDKWENKFQQITNPIPSTGATKKDFEDVIRKLEEFQEEITKENSQNGTMSGTETTK, from the coding sequence ATGAAGAAAATAAGCAGATTTTTATTAACTTTTGGTTTTTTAGCTCCTTTAACCACATTGCCAATAATATCAGCGGCTTGTGATAATAAAAAAGAAGAAACTCCGAAAGAAAATGAAGAATTAAACATACCTCAAAAACCTACAATTTCTGAACAAAAAACAAATGAAGCTAAAAACTTATACGAAAGTGTTCAAAACAGTGCAAATAGCTTTTCAGAAAATGATTTAAAAGATCCACAATATTCTGAAATTAAAAAAACTTTTGATGAAGAAGTTGCTAAAGCTAAAAAAATATTAGAAGAAGCTCAAACAGAAGAAAATTACACAAAAGCAAAAGAAGCTATTGAAGCTGCTAAAGCTAAAGCAGAAAAAGCAGTCGAAGAAGCTAAAAAGCAAGAAAAAACCAAAGAACCAACCTCTCCTGAAACAACAAAACCTAGTGAATCAGAAAAAAAAGAAAAAGATCAATCACCTGATGGAACATCACCGACTGCTCCGGAAAAAACTCCTGAAGATAAAAAACAAGTTGAAGAAGATAAACAAAAAAAAGAAGATGAACCTACAACAAAAGATAATGGACAAAGTCAAGATACTGAAGTTTCTAAAAAAAACGAAGAATTAAACAAGGTTAAAACAAATATTACATCTTTAATAACTAAAACTAGAGAACAAAGAAATGGAGACTATGAAATATTAATAAAAATGTTAGAAGAAGCTCTAGAACAATCTAAAAAATTAATTGAAAAAGAACAAAATCTAGAAAATCTTCAAAAATCTATAGAAATTTTAACAGCTGCTGAAAAAGATTTTAATAACAAAAAAACTAAAATAGATAATGATATAAAAGATCTGGAATCAAAATTCAATAATCTACATTCTCAAATACAAGAATTAATACAAAATAACAAAGCTAATAAAAAATATGATAAATGAGAAAATAAATTTCAACAAATAACAAACCCTATCCCATCTACTGGAGCCACTAAAAAAGATTTTGAAGATGTAATTAGAAAACTAGAAGAATTTCAGGAAGAAATAACAAAAGAAAATAGTCAAAATGGCACTATGTCTGGCACTGAAACTACAAAATAA
- a CDS encoding Virulence-associated protein D, which produces MYGLVFYLKKEILVREYGVGEENYKQAYEEVRDILRHYGFHWLSNSFYFSRSINNLLQITKALQHIKTIPWFKKSLVSLHVFKMEDLSNFTEYIIDEKK; this is translated from the coding sequence ATGTACGGACTAGTTTTTTATCTAAAAAAAGAGATATTAGTTAGAGAATATGGAGTTGGCGAAGAAAACTATAAGCAAGCATATGAAGAAGTGAGAGATATTTTAAGACATTATGGTTTCCATTGATTATCTAATAGTTTTTATTTTTCACGTTCAATTAATAACTTATTGCAGATAACCAAAGCTTTACAACATATTAAAACTATTCCTTGGTTTAAAAAATCTTTAGTTTCATTACATGTTTTTAAGATGGAAGATTTATCTAATTTTACAGAATACATAATTGATGAAAAAAAATAG
- a CDS encoding leucine-rich repeat domain-containing protein, with protein sequence MKNTKKLFLTLASVSIPLITTISVVSCGSKEYANEFSKDFVLGPAGRDNYNRETQTLDLSKTNLDIIPQAAFSAKALLSLFSKTVASTNPKPEFVAPDGIVNFKETKINIKKIILPASLKVIGKAAFEGLGLEEVQFDISSSNLTKIESEAFANNKISKIILPISVNSIEEKAFYNNQISFINLNELKDLKKLSVGVLANNKLNNIDLKNINTIEDSALALNEFKDLELHKDISIVSEKLFFFNGNKDNIMPINLVVKNEDVKKQLTEALTKNSELNYIIK encoded by the coding sequence ATGAAAAATACAAAGAAATTATTTTTAACCTTAGCTAGTGTTTCGATACCACTTATAACAACTATTTCAGTTGTTTCTTGTGGTTCGAAAGAATATGCTAATGAATTTTCAAAAGATTTTGTTTTAGGCCCTGCTGGTCGTGATAATTACAATAGGGAAACTCAAACTTTAGATTTATCAAAAACTAATTTAGATATTATTCCTCAAGCCGCATTTTCAGCTAAAGCTTTACTTAGTTTATTTAGTAAAACTGTTGCATCAACAAATCCAAAACCAGAATTTGTAGCTCCTGACGGGATAGTTAATTTTAAAGAAACAAAAATTAACATCAAAAAAATTATTCTTCCAGCAAGTCTAAAAGTAATTGGTAAGGCAGCATTCGAGGGTTTAGGATTAGAAGAAGTACAATTTGATATTTCTTCATCTAATTTAACAAAGATTGAAAGTGAGGCATTTGCAAATAACAAAATATCAAAAATTATTTTGCCGATTTCAGTCAATTCAATTGAAGAAAAAGCCTTTTATAATAATCAAATATCTTTTATTAATCTAAATGAATTAAAGGATCTTAAAAAATTAAGCGTAGGGGTTTTAGCAAATAACAAATTAAACAATATTGATCTTAAAAACATTAATACTATTGAAGATTCTGCGCTTGCTTTAAATGAATTCAAAGACTTAGAGTTGCATAAAGATATTAGCATTGTATCTGAAAAACTATTTTTCTTTAATGGTAACAAAGACAACATAATGCCAATTAATCTTGTTGTTAAAAATGAAGATGTAAAAAAACAGTTAACTGAAGCATTAACAAAAAATTCTGAACTAAATTATATAATTAAATAA
- the uvrB gene encoding excinuclease ABC subunit UvrB has product MKNFKLVSNFVPSGDQPEAIEKLLEGLKEGKKHQVLLGVTGSGKTFTLANVIAKSNRPALIISHNKTLASQLYHELKELFPENKVEYFISYFDYYRPEAYKPAEDLYIEKSSMRNDKIEAMRISTLNSLITRKDTIVVASVASIYGVLNPQEYKKYYLPLKVNEVKTRREIINRLVKMQYKNKGFFPNIEQGEFKCVGDVITIAPGYKFDSYIRIELFDNQIKSIKLIDSSTNDVKENISEIVIYPSTTFLIDHNKSDLICDEIEKELNERILYFKKENKLIEAQRIESRILSDIDSIKEFGHTNGMENYARYIENRLPNEKPYTIFDYLDKETIIFIDESHLMLPQFKGMYEGDRSRKEKLVNYGWRLPSAFDNRPLKYSEYNEIDLQRIYLSATPGDEEISFANGEIVTQFIRPTGLLDPIIKIMPKENQIQKIHDLLKKQIERNERSLILTHTKANAEELTRYLKEHKIKSAYIHEEFEVFERNAILNGLRIGKYDVVIGINLLREGIDLPEVSLIFVLDADTSGLGRDKRSLIQIVGRAARNDHGEVIFFADKISKSMQETIDDNLLKRKIQIEYNKKNNITPKTVIKSIPKNDIDLVLNSKIKKNLKSLSVSKDYINDLVIEMKEAAKNFEFDKAIEIQKLLLDLGYDKKRK; this is encoded by the coding sequence ATGAAAAATTTTAAACTCGTGTCAAATTTTGTTCCTTCGGGTGATCAACCAGAAGCAATAGAAAAACTATTAGAAGGATTAAAAGAAGGAAAAAAGCATCAAGTTCTTTTAGGGGTAACAGGTTCAGGTAAAACTTTTACATTAGCTAATGTTATTGCTAAAAGTAATAGACCGGCTTTAATTATTAGTCATAATAAAACTTTAGCTAGTCAACTTTACCATGAATTAAAAGAACTTTTTCCAGAAAATAAAGTTGAATACTTTATTTCTTATTTTGATTATTATCGACCAGAGGCTTATAAACCCGCAGAAGACTTATACATTGAAAAATCTTCAATGAGAAATGATAAAATTGAAGCAATGAGAATTTCAACTTTAAATTCTTTAATCACAAGAAAAGATACAATTGTTGTTGCTTCTGTAGCTTCAATTTATGGGGTTTTAAATCCGCAAGAATATAAAAAATATTATTTACCCTTAAAAGTAAATGAAGTTAAAACAAGAAGAGAAATTATTAATAGACTTGTTAAGATGCAATACAAAAATAAAGGTTTTTTTCCTAATATTGAACAAGGCGAATTTAAATGTGTTGGAGATGTAATTACGATTGCACCAGGTTATAAATTTGACTCCTATATAAGAATAGAACTTTTTGATAATCAAATTAAAAGCATTAAATTGATTGATTCCTCAACAAATGATGTTAAAGAAAATATTAGTGAAATTGTTATTTATCCTTCTACAACTTTTTTAATTGATCATAACAAAAGCGACTTGATATGTGATGAAATCGAAAAAGAATTAAATGAAAGAATTTTGTATTTTAAAAAAGAAAATAAATTAATAGAAGCTCAACGAATTGAATCAAGAATTTTATCTGATATTGATTCAATAAAAGAATTTGGCCATACTAACGGTATGGAAAACTATGCAAGATATATTGAAAATAGATTACCAAATGAAAAACCTTATACTATATTTGATTATTTAGATAAAGAAACAATTATTTTTATTGATGAAAGCCATTTAATGCTTCCTCAATTTAAGGGAATGTATGAAGGTGATAGATCTAGAAAAGAAAAATTAGTTAATTATGGTTGAAGACTTCCTTCAGCGTTTGATAATAGACCACTAAAATATTCTGAATACAATGAAATAGATTTACAAAGAATTTATTTATCAGCAACTCCTGGCGATGAAGAAATCTCTTTTGCTAATGGTGAAATAGTTACACAATTTATTAGACCAACCGGTCTTTTAGATCCAATTATTAAAATTATGCCTAAAGAAAATCAAATTCAAAAAATTCATGATTTGCTAAAAAAACAAATTGAAAGAAATGAGCGTAGTTTAATTTTGACACATACAAAGGCTAATGCTGAAGAATTGACAAGATATTTAAAGGAACATAAAATTAAGTCTGCTTATATTCATGAAGAATTTGAAGTTTTTGAAAGAAATGCAATTTTAAATGGTTTAAGAATAGGTAAATATGATGTTGTAATTGGAATTAATCTTTTAAGAGAAGGTATTGATTTGCCTGAGGTTAGTTTAATATTTGTTTTAGATGCCGATACTAGTGGCCTTGGAAGAGATAAAAGGTCATTAATTCAAATAGTCGGCAGAGCAGCCAGAAATGATCATGGCGAAGTTATCTTTTTTGCTGATAAAATATCCAAGTCAATGCAAGAAACAATTGATGATAATCTTTTAAAAAGAAAGATTCAAATTGAATATAACAAAAAAAATAATATTACACCTAAAACAGTTATAAAATCTATACCAAAAAATGATATAGATTTAGTTTTAAATTCAAAAATTAAAAAGAATTTAAAATCATTGTCAGTTAGCAAAGACTATATTAATGATTTAGTTATTGAAATGAAAGAAGCAGCAAAAAATTTCGAGTTTGATAAAGCAATTGAAATTCAAAAACTATTATTAGATTTAGGTTATGATAAAAAAAGAAAATAA
- a CDS encoding endonuclease/exonuclease/phosphatase family protein, whose translation MKKISKFLLTFGSITSVISSPLILLACGNTQEDKKSKGTQEQTPPETTKPSESTNDNQEEKEKDQLPDGTSPTAPQKTPEDKKQEEDNLTHKQEEIAEKIKNKKIFTGKLVQKTIDDIKKILSEENITGEKYFGKIKPGKKSKKYVLKFGTKRSDKEFKNLTFDNEFIELLKNNEIVSTNNKNDYLSFLKKEDGTIVIPFKFKNKDTIYEIILFSLEKKDQNEFEPTNPNINENKDKQDDPTSKNNVPNDSQQNPNKQPQSNLKEHKIKWGHWNIRQFNGESKTQDKKTKRIAILANKQKFDVLGLTEVYEGDGVKKIVDEINKLNGSNIYSYIVSKKLKGDIFGNAQAEHVAVIYNTQKLETEAFSNGQIGYSYTNKFTDIFGNENSQYSRPPYGVKFKYKIKPEYKMTFVFSHFDSPGTRTETNYGNFLDRKSISGIGAFEYRESQQLVNVLDYFDSIDGQQSNVFFGGDTNIKIGKEEIAFSTLKGKYKSALKDSEEYKTSLGNSNNWSEPYDKLFYKIDSNWKLSNSYKYDIFKVNNPDEEIYKILKDNNLEIKPNEKIANATTLSDHTSVGAEIIME comes from the coding sequence ATGAAGAAAATAAGCAAATTTTTATTAACTTTTGGTTCGATTACATCTGTAATATCATCTCCATTAATTTTATTAGCTTGTGGTAATACACAAGAAGATAAAAAATCAAAAGGAACTCAAGAACAAACCCCTCCTGAAACAACAAAACCTAGTGAATCAACAAATGATAATCAAGAAGAAAAAGAAAAAGATCAATTACCTGATGGAACATCACCAACTGCTCCTCAAAAAACTCCTGAAGATAAAAAACAAGAAGAAGATAATTTAACTCATAAACAAGAAGAAATTGCAGAAAAAATTAAAAATAAAAAAATATTCACTGGTAAATTAGTACAAAAAACAATAGATGATATTAAAAAAATACTATCTGAAGAAAACATAACTGGCGAAAAATATTTTGGAAAAATTAAACCTGGTAAAAAATCTAAAAAATATGTTTTAAAATTTGGAACAAAAAGATCGGATAAAGAATTTAAAAATCTAACTTTTGATAACGAATTTATCGAATTATTAAAAAATAATGAAATAGTTTCTACAAATAACAAAAATGATTATTTATCATTTTTAAAAAAAGAAGATGGGACAATAGTTATACCGTTTAAATTTAAAAATAAAGATACAATATATGAAATTATCTTATTTTCTTTAGAAAAAAAGGATCAAAATGAATTTGAACCAACAAATCCAAATATTAATGAAAATAAAGATAAACAAGATGATCCTACATCAAAAAATAATGTACCAAATGATTCTCAACAAAATCCTAATAAACAACCCCAATCTAATTTAAAAGAACACAAAATAAAGTGAGGTCATTGAAATATTAGACAATTTAATGGAGAATCAAAAACACAAGATAAAAAAACAAAAAGAATTGCTATTTTAGCTAATAAACAAAAATTTGACGTCTTAGGGTTAACGGAAGTTTATGAAGGCGATGGTGTTAAAAAAATAGTTGATGAAATAAATAAATTAAACGGTTCAAATATTTACTCTTATATTGTTTCAAAAAAATTAAAAGGTGACATATTTGGCAATGCTCAAGCTGAACATGTAGCAGTTATTTATAATACACAAAAATTAGAAACCGAAGCTTTTTCAAATGGTCAAATAGGCTATAGTTATACAAATAAATTCACTGATATTTTTGGAAATGAAAATTCTCAATATTCAAGACCTCCATACGGTGTTAAATTTAAATATAAAATTAAACCCGAATATAAAATGACATTTGTTTTTTCACATTTTGATTCTCCAGGAACCAGAACTGAAACAAATTATGGAAATTTCTTAGATAGAAAATCTATTTCTGGAATTGGCGCATTTGAATATCGTGAATCACAACAATTAGTTAATGTACTAGATTATTTTGATTCAATTGATGGTCAACAAAGTAATGTTTTTTTTGGTGGTGATACGAATATTAAAATTGGAAAAGAAGAAATAGCTTTTTCAACTCTAAAAGGTAAATATAAGTCAGCTTTAAAAGATTCTGAAGAATATAAAACATCTTTAGGAAATAGTAACAACTGATCTGAGCCCTACGATAAACTTTTTTATAAAATTGATTCAAATTGAAAATTGTCAAATTCATATAAATACGACATTTTTAAAGTTAATAATCCTGATGAAGAAATTTATAAAATCTTGAAAGATAATAATCTTGAAATAAAACCAAACGAAAAAATAGCTAATGCAACAACTTTATCTGATCATACTTCTGTAGGAGCTGAAATTATAATGGAATAA